A stretch of DNA from Mucilaginibacter daejeonensis:
CCGCTGATAGGCCGACTGAATGAACAAATTGCGGTCCCATTCGCGCTGGGTATAGTTGAAACGGTTGGACACGATAGCGCCTGGCAAACCGCGTTGTGAGGTGTACAGGTAGCCTTTGACCGACCAAGAGCTGCTATCAGCCAGCTGGCCTTGAAAACCAACTTCAGACCGGAAGGCTTGTATGTCGCCGTTCTGCCTGATGGCCGTGGTGTCAAAGACGCCGTTGGTATACCTAAACTTGTACCGGCCATTTCCCTGTATATATTCGGTGCTGACCGACGAGCTAACCTTGGTGCTCAATTGGTGAGCCCATAATAGCGATGGTGCGAACAAGCCCATGGAGCCCGTTCTAATCGCTGCTTTGACCACATCATTATGCCCATCGCGGAATTGTGGAGCCTTGGCGGTCAAATAGATCGCACTACCGGCTGCCAGTCCTCTTGCCGGTTGAAAGATGGTGCTTTTCTGGGCGTTGTAAAGTTCTATCTCACCGATATTATCCAAAGAGAATTTGCTAAGATCCACCTGGCCGTTCTGAGCGTTACCCAGCTGAACTCCATCATAGAACACCGCTACCTGGCTGCTACCTAAGCTACGCACGTCCACCGTTTTTAAGCCGCCCACGCCTCCATAATCTTTGAGCTGAGTGCCTGAAAAATACCGGATGGCATCGGCTACCGAAAGGTTGTTCAGTCGTTCAAGGGCCGCGCCTCTGAGTACCTGTGCGGGTGTAGGAGAGGAGGCCGCCAACCCATTGCTGTTGCCCCATATCTGCACATCGCGCAGTTGATAGGTCTTGCTTGTATCAGGCTTGGTTTGAGCGTTCGCAACCACGCAACACTGACCGATCACCGCTAAAGTTGCGGCAACGTACTTAAAAGACAATAAATACCTGTCACGCCTAAAGGGCATGTTGGGTACGGCAGTTCTCATGTTGCGTGGTCAGTTAAAACCCACAGCGAACCGAAAATTGTACACTACAAATGAAAAACACGAAAAGTATCTTCATTCAGCTTCAATCCGCGAAAGCTATGAATAAGTTATGCGATCGGCAGGTATTCTGACTTGTTCCCCTTTACCCAGTCTTCCCGTTGGTGCGATGACCAACAGTGACCCAGATCGGATATCGGTTGAGTAGAACTTACAGCTGCGGGACAGTTCCGGAGTTACACCGGATTCCCTTTTAATTACGGTGAGGCAGTGAGCCGCCGCAAACCAAAAGCAGGGCGAAAATAGTCAATGGGCAACTAATTATGCAGAAAAGAAGAAATTAGATACAAATAGCAAGAATTTTCAAGAAAAAAGGGGTGATCATTCACCCCTTTTTAATCCAAATTTCTCGATCTTACTATATAAATGACTGCGCTGAATATCAATGTCATCCGCAGTTTTTGACACGTTCCAGTTGTTCTTTTCGAGTTTGAACTTGATGTATTCACGCTCGGCAAAATCTTTGTACTCCTGGAAGTTCTTGAATTGCTCAAAATTCGTTTTCGGAGCGGCGGCCGTCTCTGCAGCTGCCGCAGTGGAAGCTGGCAATGCCGTAACAGGAGCCGATGGGTTAGCGAACGAACGCACATCAGCATCGGTTATCACCTTATCACTCAGGATGATCAAACGCTCGATCATGTTACGCAACTCACGGATATTACCGGTCCAAGGCAAGGCTTTAAGTGCCTCTAAACCAGCTTCGCTGATGCGCTTGGTTGGCATGCCGTACTCGTTGCATATCTCCTCTAAGAAGCTGTTAGCCAGTAGTGGTATATCGTCACGGCGCTCGATCAATGGTGGCACGTGGATTAGGATTACACTCAAACGGTGGTAAAGGTCCATACGGAAATTGCCATCCTCGATCTCTTTAAGCAGATCTTTGTTGGTCGCTGCTACTACACGCACGTCCACCTCGATCTCTTTTTCGCCACCTACACGGGTAATGCGGTTCTCTTGCAAGGCACGCAGTACTTTGGCTTGTGCCGAATGGCTCATATCGCCGATTTCGTCAAGGAACAGTGTACCGCCATTAGCCGATTCGAACTTACCGATACGCTGCTTAACAGCTGAGGTAAATGAACCTTTTTCGTGACCGAACAACTCACTCTCGATCAATTCGGATGGGATAGCGGCACAATTGACCTCGATAAGCGGTGCGTTATGACGGTTCGATTTCTCATGTAACCATCTTGCTACCAACTCTTTACCGCTACCATTAGCTCCGGTGACCAACACACGCGCCTCGGTAGGTGCAACGCGATCGATTGTCTCTTTGATCTTGAGTATCGACTGCGACTCGCCTAAGATCGGGCGAACCTTCGATACTTTACGTTTTAATACTTTGGCCTCGGTCACCAAACTACCGCGATCCAGCGCGTTGCGAACGGTGATCAGTAGGCGGTTAAGATCTGGTGGTTTCGATATAAAGTCAAAAGCTCCTTTTTTGCTGGCCTCAACGGCGGTCTCAACCGTACCGTGGCCTGATATCATGATGAACGGAAGGTCTGGTTTTAAGGCTAAGCCTTCGGTCAGTACCTCCATACCGTCCATACGGTTCATTTTGATGTCGCAGAGTACCAGATCGTAATCTTTCTTTTCGATCAGTTGTAGTCCGTCGATACCGTTATCTATATCTTCTACAGTGTAGTCTTCATATTCCAAGATCTCGCGCAGCGTGTTACGTATCGCGCGTTCGTCGTCAATAATTAAAATTTTCGCCATGTTTTTCTTTCAAGGAGGAGATAGTCTCAGATGCTAATATAGAGATCTGTACATTAAAACAAACACTTGTGCTTTTGTTTGAAAAAAATAACCCTTTGTGCAAATAAATGCGCAAAGGGCTAAAAAACAGCAGCAAAATTATAAGCCGGGTTCTGTACTGCGTGAGCAGTCTCTATCATTGATCTTGACCGGTCATCGCTGGCCGGTTCCAGCAACCTACCCATCCCAACGATGGCGCAAGCGCCATACAGAAGCGAGCAACTTCCATTTCGGGACCTATTTGGTCTTTCAACTCCTGAGGTTTACCGCAGGTATGATCACCCATACCCGCCGTGAGCTCTTACCTCACGTTTTCACCCTTACCCTGCAAAGCAAGGCGGTATATTTTCTGTGGCACTGGCTGTCGCCCGCTGCAAGGCGCCTTCCCGTTAGGAAGCAGGATGCTCTATGTTGCCCGGACTTTCCTCCACCTGTATCTACAGGCAGCGATAGAGCCTTTTGCAAGGACAAATATAGCGCATTAAAGTATAACGTCAGGCCATCTTGTGATCTTCAAGCCCGATGTTAGAGCTATAACGCGTATAACGTTGGTTAAGAGCATGGTGGCATTTACATAGATAAGAACACACTTGATCTGGCCCGTGTTCATTACCTTTAGCGCTATCAGGATCACCATTTATGGACACTAACACACCGATCATACATAGCAAACCTCATTTTGAGGTGCTTGATGGCTTAAGAGGCGTTGCCGCTTTGGCGGTGGTAATATTCCACTTTATGGAATGGGTATATACTGATCCTCCAAAAAATTTTATCGGTCACGGCTTTCTGGCGGTCGACCTGTTCTTTTGCCTTTCGGGCTTCGTGATCGGTTATGCCTATGACGACCGGATGGCCGATATAGGGGTCCTTGCTTTCTTTAAAGCACGGATCATCAGGCTACATCCGTTGGTGATACTGGGTTCGGTATTAGGCCTTCTGGCTTTTTTGTTAGACCCATTCGGAGGGCATCCAGAGGCTTATAGCAGTGGGAAGATCATACTGGCGTTCGTCTGTTCATTACTGCTCATCCCGTTGCCGGTGATCGCCGATAGAGGGTTTAACCTGTTCAGCTTCAATGCGCCATCCTGGTCATTGTTTTGGGAGTATGTGGCCAATATTGTTTATGCCTTAGTGCTTTGGCGCCTTGACCGTCGCTACCTGGTAGTTATGGCATTGCTCTCCGCTGGTCTTTTGGTTGGCGTTGCCTACCGCTCAGGCAACCTGCTTGGGGGATGGAGCGGGCCAACCTTTTGGGATGGTGGAGCCCGTATAGCTTATTCGTTCACGGCCGGTCTACTCATTTTTAGATATAAGCTGATCATCCGAAATAAGTTGCCTTTTATCGTTATCGCCGTTTTGTTATTCCTGGCGTTCATTTCGCCTCATACTCAGTTCAATTCGCTTACCGAACTTTTGATCGTGCTGTTTTATTTCCCGCTGATCATTATGATCGGGGCCGGAGCCGTCATAACAAACCGCACGAAAGCGTGTTGCACGTTTTTAGGTGATATATCCTATCCTTTTTATATGACACACTATGCGGTGATGTGGATGTTCGGCAATTATTATCTCGCTCATCATCCGTCCATGTCGATACTCGCTATGATCATTCCTGTCACCACAACATTACTCATCGGGATCGCGTATTTGGTGATGATCAAATACGATCGGCCTTTTAGGAATTATCTCAACCGAAAGTTTATGGGGCGAAGATAACTTACATATAGCCAATGGTTTCACTGGTCTAATTCTCGATCGGCTTCACTTGTGGCTCCTCAATTTTGCTGGCCTTGGCATCCAGTTTTCCAAAGCGGTAAGCGAAGCTGATACCGAACGACCGGTATGGAACCCGGCGTAAACTGTAGCTGGTATAAGGTGCTCCGTTAGATGTGGCCGCATGGTCAATGGTGGTTAGCTGATCAACATATTTAGCGAACGGGTTAGTGGTGGTGAACCCTATACTAGCCATCTTATTCATTAATTGCTTGCGAAAAGCTAAGTTGTAAGTAACAAATTTGGGTGTGCGGCCCTGTATATTCTTCATTGGCGAATTATAGTTCGCAAAGGCCTCACCGATCAGATCATTTGTGAATTGGTAGCTCACATTCATATTGCCTCTGACGATGAGGGCATTAACCGATGGACCACCATATACTTTGTTAACGATGTACTTGTCTATAATGGACGTGTTGGTCCTTATGTTAAGCTTCTTGCTGAGATACACAGAACCTGATATGTTAAGGCCTGTGTTCTGTTCGGTGCCTATGTTTTGTCGGTTGGTCACGGACACGTTACGATATACTGAGTCGCCCACACGATACTGGCTGTAGAAGTTAGTGTAGGTCTTCACATCGTTGCTATTATGCCTTGAAAACAGCGCGATGTATAAACTACCACTAGACCTGAAGGAACGGTTATACCCCAGCTCGAACACATTGCCGATCTCAGGCCTTAAAAGAGGGTTACCTGTGATGATGTTGTAAGGGTCGCTCAAGTTCACAAAAGGATTCAGCTCGCGATATTCGGCCCGTTCGATACGTTTGGTATAGCTCACTTTCAATGACGATACATCGCTGAACTTATGCGAGATCACAGCAGTTGGAACTGCGGTGGTATAGGAGGGGATAGTGGTTCCAGGGAAGCCAATATGTGTATTAGTATGCTCGATGCGCAGGCCAGCCTTCACATCAATTTGT
This window harbors:
- a CDS encoding sigma-54-dependent transcriptional regulator, with protein sequence MAKILIIDDERAIRNTLREILEYEDYTVEDIDNGIDGLQLIEKKDYDLVLCDIKMNRMDGMEVLTEGLALKPDLPFIMISGHGTVETAVEASKKGAFDFISKPPDLNRLLITVRNALDRGSLVTEAKVLKRKVSKVRPILGESQSILKIKETIDRVAPTEARVLVTGANGSGKELVARWLHEKSNRHNAPLIEVNCAAIPSELIESELFGHEKGSFTSAVKQRIGKFESANGGTLFLDEIGDMSHSAQAKVLRALQENRITRVGGEKEIEVDVRVVAATNKDLLKEIEDGNFRMDLYHRLSVILIHVPPLIERRDDIPLLANSFLEEICNEYGMPTKRISEAGLEALKALPWTGNIRELRNMIERLIILSDKVITDADVRSFANPSAPVTALPASTAAAAETAAAPKTNFEQFKNFQEYKDFAEREYIKFKLEKNNWNVSKTADDIDIQRSHLYSKIEKFGLKRGE
- a CDS encoding acyltransferase family protein — its product is MDTNTPIIHSKPHFEVLDGLRGVAALAVVIFHFMEWVYTDPPKNFIGHGFLAVDLFFCLSGFVIGYAYDDRMADIGVLAFFKARIIRLHPLVILGSVLGLLAFLLDPFGGHPEAYSSGKIILAFVCSLLLIPLPVIADRGFNLFSFNAPSWSLFWEYVANIVYALVLWRLDRRYLVVMALLSAGLLVGVAYRSGNLLGGWSGPTFWDGGARIAYSFTAGLLIFRYKLIIRNKLPFIVIAVLLFLAFISPHTQFNSLTELLIVLFYFPLIIMIGAGAVITNRTKACCTFLGDISYPFYMTHYAVMWMFGNYYLAHHPSMSILAMIIPVTTTLLIGIAYLVMIKYDRPFRNYLNRKFMGRR